A region of the Pseudarthrobacter phenanthrenivorans Sphe3 genome:
CGCCAGGCCTGCCGCAAGGCACGGGAAGCGCCGGCGGGATCACGCTCCTCCAGCCGCACCGCGCCGTCCGCCTGGTATGCGGCTGCCCGAACCAACGGCAGCGGGCACTCACGGGCAAAGCGGATCAGTTCCTCCGCGCCCTGCCTTGCGGCCCCGGGATCGGGCACGGCCAGTTCGATGTCCACCAGCGCGGGCAGCAGATGCCGGCGGGTAGCAACGTCCGCCAGCCCCGCAGCCCGTCGGATCATGGTCTGGGCCTGCTTGGCATCGCCACGTGCGAGCATCAGCAGGGCAAGTCCCGGTTGCGGCTCGTACCCGCTGCGGGCCGCCTCCAGAAAGGAGGCCTCTGCGGCTTCCAGCTTTCCCGTGAGCCGCTGCACCTCACCCTGCTGGTAGTAGCCGCCGTACCGGGCCTGCGGGTCACCCCGGCCGGACCGGTCCTGGGCTTCCCCTGCCGCTGCGAGCGCTTCGGCCCACGCGCCATGCAGCCGGAAGAGCTCGGCACGGTGGGCCTGGCACTGGCCGCTGAAGGCAACCATGTCCGGGCGGGCGCGGCACCAGCGGTCCAGGGCCGCTGTCCATTCAAGGGCCCGTTGCAGGTCAAAGGCCACCTGGCAGTTCCCAATCACTGCGCAATAGGCAATCCCCGACGGCACTGCGGACAGTTCCCCTGCCGTAACGGCCACCATGACCTCGTCGAACATCCGCAGGCCCTCCTCGGCCCGGCCCAACTCCAGGGTGGCCTGGCCCGAGCCGAGGAGGGCGAGCGCGGACAGGTCCCTGTCCTGGAAACGTTGACCCAGCTCCGCAGCATGGGAAAACGACACCAGCGCACCCGCCGGGTCGCCGCCATACAACTTGCCCAGGCTGAGCGGGATGAGCAGCAAACCTTCTACGCTCGAGGGTTCGGCCAGTTCCGCCACCAGCCTCTGGCCCCGCGCCAGCCAGCCCCCGGCACGCGCCCCCTCCCCCGTGTTCATCAAGTGGAGCGCCAGCCACGCGGCGCACCTGGCAGCGCCCACGATATCCCCGACCACCAGGTACTCCTCATGGGCACGGGTCAGGGACTCAAGGCCCGTCGCAGCGTTGCCGGTCAGGATCTCCGCCGTGGCCAGCCGCTCAAGGTCTGCTGCCGGAAGTCCGCCCTGCCGGTCGGCTTCCCGGAAACTTTCGAAGGCCTCGGTCCACCGGTGCTCCCGGAAAGCTCCCCGGCCCTGGTCCAGGCCTGTCTCTGCTGTCACCCCTGGCCTCCTGTGGGATACCGCCCGGGCCGGCCCGCCGCCGTCGTACTGTGGCTCATCCGCGCAGGCGCCGGCCTCCTTAAGCGCCACGGTACGCCCGCGGCGCAGCGGTGACAACGGTCTTCGGCCTAGGGGCGCAGCAGCGCCCTCAGGGTTTGGATCGTGTCCGCTTCCGCGGCTGTCTTGTCATCCCGGTAGCGCTTGACACGGGCGAACCGAAGGGCGATTCCGCCGGGGTAGCGCGGGGATTGCTGCACGCCGTCGATGGCAATTTCGACGACGGTCACGGGCTCCACCCACACCGTTCCTGCAGTGCGCCGCACTTCGAGCTCCTGGAACCGGGCCGTCTGCCACTTGAGCAGGGCGTCGGTGAGACCCTTGAAAGTCTTGCCCACCATCACGTAGCCACCCGGCGCGCCGAACTCGCCCAGCGGGTCCAGTGCTCCGAGGTGCAGGTTGGACAGCAGTCCGGTGCGCCGCCCCGAACCCCACTCGCAGGCCAGTACCACCAGGTCATAGGTGAGCACGGGCTTGACCTTGACCCAGTTTGAGCCGCGCCGGCCCGCCGCATAGGCGGACCCGATGGCCTTGACCACCACGCCCTCATGGCCTGCGGCGAGCGCCTCGCGCGACACCTTCTCGGCAACGGCCACGTCAGCGGTGACTTCCCCCGGGATCCGGTGCCCGGGCGCAATACTCTCGAGGACGCCGATGCGCGTGGCCAGCGGCTCATCAAGCAGGTCGCGGCCGTCGATGTGCAGCACGTCGAAGAACCAGGGGTGAAGCAGTGTGTCGCGTGCGGCATCGGCCCCAAACCGGGACATGGTCTCCTGGAACGGGCGCGGGCCGCCGTCCTCGTCGAGGGCGAGGGTCTCGCCGTCCAGGATGACCTCCCGCACGGGCAGTCCGCGCACCACCTCCACCACTTCGGGCAGCCGGTGGGTCACCTCGGCCAGCGTACGGGTGTAAACGCGGACGTCGTCGCCTGCCCGGTGCACCTGGATGCGCGCTCCGTCGAGCTTGTATTCCACAGACGCCTCCCCCGTGGTGCCCAGGGCGTCGCTCACGCTGGAGGCGGTGGCGGCAAGCATGGGCTGCACCGGGCGGCCGACGACGAGCCCGACCGCGTCCAGCTGCTCCGCCGTGCCCGTCAGTGCCAGCAGGGCGGTCCCGCCGAGGTCGCCGGAGAGCATGGCAGCTCGACGTACGGCGTCCGCCGGCCGGCCGGCAGCCCGGGCCACCGCGTCCGTCAGGACCCCTTCAAGGGCACCAGTCCGCAATTCCCCGAGGAGCACGCCTGCGATGAAGGCCTGTTCGCGTTCCGTGGCTGCCCCGGTCAGGGTCCGGAGGATCCCAGCCCGCTCCGCTGCCGAACCCGTTCCTGCCGTGCCGAGCAGCCGGTCCAAGGCAGCGTCGACCTCAGCCACAGTGAGGCTTGGTTCAGCTGCCGGCTCCCCCATCGCCGCCTTCATCCCGCTCCAGCCAACCCCTACCCGTCCCTGCCGGGGCCTGGCAATGAGCAAACCAACCGCCGTCGCAATTTCCGCGGGTTCCAGCCTTTTCAGCAGTCCTGCCAGCGCATCAACCTTCGCAAGCCGGGAGCGGGTTGAGGCCACGGCCTGGGTTGTATTCACAAGCTCGTCGAGCAGCATGGCACCCAGTCTGCCACCACCGCACCTCTAGACAGCCTCGGAGCGCCCTTCCAGACTGGACGCATGGGAATCATTGTGGCGAACCTGTTCCTGACCCTCGACGGCGTTTACCAGGCGCCCGGCGGCCGCGAAGAGGACAGCGAGGGCGGCTTCGCTTTCGGCGGCTGGCAGGCGCCGGTGTCCGATGACGAGTCAGAAGCAGCGATTGAGGCCGAGATCAACAAGATCGATGCCCTGCTGCTCGGGCGGAAAACCTATGACATCTTCGCCGCCTACTGGCCACACCAATCCGGTGACATAGGCGGGACGCTCAACCGGGTTCCCAAGTTCGTTGTGTCCACTACGCTTTCGGATCCGGCCTGGGCGGGAACCAGCGTCCTGCCCGACCCTGGTGAGGCGGGCAGGCTCCGGGATGAGTTTGATGAAGTGCACATGTTCGGCAGCGGCGCCCTGATCCGTTCACTCCTCGCCGAGAACGTGCTGGACCGCCTCCACCTCTGGCTGTATCCGGTGACGCTGGGGCAGGGCAAACGCCTTTTCGACGCCGGGACCATCCCCGCCACCTTCCGCCTCGCCGAACCGGCCCGCAGCTTCCCGAAGGGAGCGGTGTCGCTGGTGTACGAGCGCGCCGGCGACGTCCAGACACAGGACATGCCGGGGACTTGATCCCCCACGTCCCCTAGCCTCGCTTCGTTCGGCAAGGGCACCCTGACGGCATGGGCCCACAAAAAACCGGCCCAGCGGATGCTGGACCGGCTTTCTGTGCATGCACGGTTGCCCGCGCGGAGCCACAGATCAGTGGCTGTGGCCTGCGTGCTCGTCTTCCTCGGCAGGCTTCTCGGCGACCAGGGTCTCGGTGGTGAGAACCAGGGCAGCGATGGAGGCTGCGTTGCGGAGGGCTGCGCGGGTGACCTTGACGGGGTCGATCACGCCGGCGGCGATCAGGTCCTCGTACTCGCCCGACTTGGCGTTGAAGCCGTTGTTGGTGTCGAGCTCGGCCACCTTGGAGGTGATGACGTAGCCGTCGAAACCGGCGTTCTGGGCAATCCAGCGCAGCGGCTGGACCAGCGCACGGCGGACGATGCCCACAGCAGCGGCGGCGTCGCCTTCCAGTGCCTTGACGGCCGGGTCCTCATCCAGTGCCTTCAGGGCGTGGATCAGTGCTGAGCCGCCACCGGCAACGATGCCTTCTTCGAGGGCAGCACGGGTCGAGGACACGGCGTCCTCGATGCGGTGCTTCTTTTCCTTGAGCTCAACCTCGGTTGCAGCACCGACCTTGATGACACCGATGCCGCCGGCCAGCTTGGCCAGGCGCTCCTGGAGCTTTTCGCGGTCCCAGTCGGACTCGGTGCGGGTCAGCTCGGCGCGCAGCTGCGCAACGCGTGCTGCCACGTCTTCGGCCGAACCTGCGCCGTCAACGATGGTGGTGTTGTCCTTGGTTACCGTGATGCGGCGTGCCGTACCCAGCACCTCGAGGCCCACCGTGTCCAGGCTCAGGCCCAGTTCCGGGGACACAACCTGTGCACCGGTAAGGGTGGCGATGTCCTGGAGCATGGCCTTGCGGCGGTCGCCGAAGCCCGGAGCCTTGACGGCCACGACGTTCAGCGTGCCGCGGATGCGGTTGACGATCAGCGTGGACAGGGCCTCGCCGTCGACGTCTTCAGCGATGATGAACAGCGGCTTGCCGGCCTGCAGCGCCTTCTCCAGCAGCGGCAGGAACTCCTGCAGCGAGGAGATCTTGCCCTGGTTGATCAGGATGAGGGCGTCCTCGAGGACGGCTTCCTGGCGGTCCGCGTCCGTGATGAAGTACGGGGACAGGTAGCCCTTGTCGAACTGCATGCCCTCGGTGAGGACCAGCTCGGTCTGCGTGGTGGAGGATTCCTCGATGGTGATCACACCATCCTTGCCAACCTTGCCGAAGGCCTCGGCAAGGAGCTCGCCAACCTCATCGCTCTGGGCGGAGATGGCTGCCACGTTGGCAACCTGGGTGCCTTCAACGGGGCGGGCGTTCTCCAGCAGGCGGGCGGCGACGGCTTCGACGGAAACCTCGATGCCGCGCTTGATCTGGCCGGGGGCAGCACCTGCCGCAACGTTGCGCAGGCCTTCCTTGACCAGCGCCTGGGCCAGGACCGTTGCGGTGGTGGTGCCGTCGCCGGCAACATCGTTGGTCTTGGTGGCTACTTCCTTGGCCAGCTGCGCGCCAAGGTTCTCGTACGGGTCGTCCAGCTCAACTTCGCGGGCGATGGTGACGCCGTCGTTCGTGATGGTGGGAGCTCCCCACTTCTTGTCCAGGACG
Encoded here:
- a CDS encoding ATP-dependent DNA ligase, whose amino-acid sequence is MLLDELVNTTQAVASTRSRLAKVDALAGLLKRLEPAEIATAVGLLIARPRQGRVGVGWSGMKAAMGEPAAEPSLTVAEVDAALDRLLGTAGTGSAAERAGILRTLTGAATEREQAFIAGVLLGELRTGALEGVLTDAVARAAGRPADAVRRAAMLSGDLGGTALLALTGTAEQLDAVGLVVGRPVQPMLAATASSVSDALGTTGEASVEYKLDGARIQVHRAGDDVRVYTRTLAEVTHRLPEVVEVVRGLPVREVILDGETLALDEDGGPRPFQETMSRFGADAARDTLLHPWFFDVLHIDGRDLLDEPLATRIGVLESIAPGHRIPGEVTADVAVAEKVSREALAAGHEGVVVKAIGSAYAAGRRGSNWVKVKPVLTYDLVVLACEWGSGRRTGLLSNLHLGALDPLGEFGAPGGYVMVGKTFKGLTDALLKWQTARFQELEVRRTAGTVWVEPVTVVEIAIDGVQQSPRYPGGIALRFARVKRYRDDKTAAEADTIQTLRALLRP
- a CDS encoding helix-turn-helix transcriptional regulator, with the translated sequence MTAETGLDQGRGAFREHRWTEAFESFREADRQGGLPAADLERLATAEILTGNAATGLESLTRAHEEYLVVGDIVGAARCAAWLALHLMNTGEGARAGGWLARGQRLVAELAEPSSVEGLLLIPLSLGKLYGGDPAGALVSFSHAAELGQRFQDRDLSALALLGSGQATLELGRAEEGLRMFDEVMVAVTAGELSAVPSGIAYCAVIGNCQVAFDLQRALEWTAALDRWCRARPDMVAFSGQCQAHRAELFRLHGAWAEALAAAGEAQDRSGRGDPQARYGGYYQQGEVQRLTGKLEAAEASFLEAARSGYEPQPGLALLMLARGDAKQAQTMIRRAAGLADVATRRHLLPALVDIELAVPDPGAARQGAEELIRFARECPLPLVRAAAYQADGAVRLEERDPAGASRALRQAWRLWLELGVPYEAARCRVLLGRACRDLGDEASARMEFEAAHTEFLELGAAPAAAWTASLMRKGDDGGEPGPLTAREAEVLRLVASGQGNRAIAAQLFLSEKTVARHISNIFLKLGLSSRAAATRYAFEHGLAG
- the groL gene encoding chaperonin GroEL (60 kDa chaperone family; promotes refolding of misfolded polypeptides especially under stressful conditions; forms two stacked rings of heptamers to form a barrel-shaped 14mer; ends can be capped by GroES; misfolded proteins enter the barrel where they are refolded when GroES binds), with protein sequence MAKQLAFNDAARRSLEAGIDKLANTVKVTLGPRGRNVVLDKKWGAPTITNDGVTIAREVELDDPYENLGAQLAKEVATKTNDVAGDGTTTATVLAQALVKEGLRNVAAGAAPGQIKRGIEVSVEAVAARLLENARPVEGTQVANVAAISAQSDEVGELLAEAFGKVGKDGVITIEESSTTQTELVLTEGMQFDKGYLSPYFITDADRQEAVLEDALILINQGKISSLQEFLPLLEKALQAGKPLFIIAEDVDGEALSTLIVNRIRGTLNVVAVKAPGFGDRRKAMLQDIATLTGAQVVSPELGLSLDTVGLEVLGTARRITVTKDNTTIVDGAGSAEDVAARVAQLRAELTRTESDWDREKLQERLAKLAGGIGVIKVGAATEVELKEKKHRIEDAVSSTRAALEEGIVAGGGSALIHALKALDEDPAVKALEGDAAAAVGIVRRALVQPLRWIAQNAGFDGYVITSKVAELDTNNGFNAKSGEYEDLIAAGVIDPVKVTRAALRNAASIAALVLTTETLVAEKPAEEDEHAGHSH
- a CDS encoding dihydrofolate reductase family protein, with the translated sequence MGIIVANLFLTLDGVYQAPGGREEDSEGGFAFGGWQAPVSDDESEAAIEAEINKIDALLLGRKTYDIFAAYWPHQSGDIGGTLNRVPKFVVSTTLSDPAWAGTSVLPDPGEAGRLRDEFDEVHMFGSGALIRSLLAENVLDRLHLWLYPVTLGQGKRLFDAGTIPATFRLAEPARSFPKGAVSLVYERAGDVQTQDMPGT